ATTGGCAGCACCCTGGAGTTTGCCGGGTTCGACAAGACGCCGACCGATGATGCGCTGGCAAGCCTCAAGGCGTCGGCCGAGGAATTGTTGCCGGCACTCAAGGATGCCGAAGTGGTCGGGCATTGGGCCGGCTTGCGGCCTGGCTCGCCCGAGGGCATTCCGTTCATCGGCGAGCTGCCTGAGCACCCGGGGTTATGGCTGAACTGCGGGCATTTCCGCAACGGGCTGGTGCTGGCGCCGGCATCCTGCCAGTTGCTGGCTGATCTGATGCTCGGGCGTGAGCCGATCATCGATCCGGCGCCTTATGCGCCAGCGGGGCGTTTTTAATAGTCGCTCGTCAACGCTTGCAGGGGACGGTGCAGGCTGTCTTGATCGCCGGCAAGCCGGCTCCTACACAAGCGTGATCTCGGGGTTCAGTCGATACCCAGCTTCTTCAGGCGGTAGCGCATCGAACGGAAGGTCAGGCCCAGGCGTTGCGCGGCCGCCGTGCGGTTCCAGCGGGTTTCTTCCAGTGCCTGCATGATCAGTTTGCGTTCGATGTCCTCGAGGTAGTCCTCGAGGTTGTCGATATGCGCCAGGCTGGCTTCGCCGCCTTCGTTGCTGGGGCCACTGGCGTCGGCCAGGCGTAGGTCGCTGGGCGTGATCTGGTCGTCTTCGCAGAGGGTATAGGCGCGTTCGAGCATGTTTTCCAGCTCGCGCACGTTACCGGGGAAACGGTAGTTCTTGAGCTTTTCCAGGGCATCGGGATGCAGTTTGGCGGCAGCCAGCCCGGTGCCGTCGGCCAGGCGAGCGAGCATCGCATTGGCCAGTTGCGCGATGTCTTCGCGGCGCTCGCGTAGCGGCGGGACGCGCAGCTCGATGACGTTGAGGCGGTAGTAGAGGTCCTGACGGAAACGGCCGGCAGCGACTTCGGCGGCGAGATCCTTGTGGGTGGCGCAGAGGATGCGCACATCGACCACCACTTCCTGTTGGCCGCCGACGGCGCGCACGGCCTTTTCCTGAATCGCGCGCAGCAGTTTGACCTGCATCGGCAGTGGCAGATCGGCGACCTCATCGAGAAACAGGGTGCCTCCATTGGCAGCCTGGAACAGGCCCTGTTTGTCTTCGATGGCGCCGGTGAAGCTGCCTTTCTTGTGGCCGAAGAACTCGCTTTCCATCAGCTCCGACGGGATGGCGCCACAGTTGACCGGAACGAAGGGGTGTTCGACGCGCGGCCCCTGCTCGTGAATCAGGCGCGCCACCAGTTCCTTGCCGCTGCCCGATTCGCCGCTGATGTAGACCGGCGCCTGGCTGCGTGAAAGTTTCAGGATCTGCTTGCGCAGTGCTTTCATCGGTGGCGAATCGCCGAGCAGGCGGCTGTCGACCGGGGTTTCCTCGCCTTCGGGCGCGCGAATGCGCAGGGCCGTGGCGACCAGTTCGCGCAGGCGGCCGAGGTCCACCGGCTTGGTGAGGAAGTCGAAGGCGCCGGCCTTGAGCGAGTTGATCGCGGTGTCCAGGCTACCGTAGGCGGTGATCATCGCCACGGGTACCTGTGGATGGCGTTGTTGAATGTGCTGCACCAGATCCAGGCCGGTGCCATCGGGCAGGCGCATGTCGGTCAGGCACAGGTCGAACGGCTCGCGCGCCAGCCATTCACGCGCTTCCTTGACGTTGCGCGCGCTGCGGGTGTCCAGCTTCATGCGTCCGAGGGTGATTTCCAGCAGCTCACGGATATCGGGTTCGTCGTCGACGATCAGGGCTCTCTGACGGTTCATGTTCAGCTCAGTTTGCGCGGATGGGCGAAGGTGATGCGGAAGCAACTGCCGCCCCCTTCGCGAGGTTTATAGTCCAGGCGGGCCTGGTTGCTCTGGCACAGCTCACGGGAGATATACAGGCCGAGGCCGGTGCCTTTGTTCTCGGTAGTGTAGAAGGGCTCGAAGATGTGCTGCTCCTGTTCGGGCGGCACGCCGGGGCCATCGTCGAGAATCTCCAGCACTGGCAGATCACTGGTGTCATCGCGAAACAGGCGTAGCCAGACCTGGCCGAGCCGGTGCTTCTGGGCGCTATAGCGCAGGCCGTTCTGCACCAGATTGGTCAGTACCTGGTTCAACTGCTGTGGATCCATGCGCGTCTGCAGGCTGCCGCCCTGGGTTTTCAGGTGGAGCTGCCGGTCGGCCGGTGCCGAGCTGCGAAATTCGCTGGCGAAGCGGTGTAGCCAGTATTTCAGGTCGAGCAGTTGTGCTTCGGCCTGGCGCCGGCGCGAGAGCTGCAGGACGTTCTCGATCACCAGGTTCATGCGTTTGGAGTGATCCTGAATGATCTGCGCCAGGCGCTGATCCGGGCCTTGCAAGTCTTCCGATTCCTGCAACAACTGCGCGGCATGGCTGATTGCGCCGAGCGGGTTGCGAATTTCGTGGGCGATGCCGGCGGTCAGGCGACCCAGCGAGGCCAGTTTGAGTTGCTGGGCCTGCTGGGCGATCTGCGAGATGTCGTCGAGAAACACCAGCGTATGTTGCTGGCCATCGCGTTGCAGGGAAATGAAGCTCGGTTGCAGCACCGGGCCATCGACCTGCGCCTGCAGGCTTTCCGGGCGCAGCGTCGGGTTGTGCAGCCACTGCTGCAGGCGTTTGACCAGCTCGGGGCAGTGTGGGTCGATGATCTTGCCGGTCAGTTCGCCACGGCCCAGTAGCTGCGTCGCGCCCTGATTGGCCAGCAGCACGCGATGTTGGGTGTCGAGCACCAGGATGCCGGTGCGCATGCGTTGCAGGATCTGCGCATTGAGCTCTTCGAGGTTGGCTACGTCGGCTGCACGCTTTTCGGCCAGGGTTTCACTGATCTGCAGGCGTCGGGTGATGCCCTGGATGAATAACGCGCCAGCGAAACACAGCGCGCCGAGGGCGCCGGCCTGCACGTACTGGGCAGCGGCAGCGGGGTGGCTGAGACTGAGGTAGAAGGTCAGGTAGATCAGCGCTATCGCGGCGATGGCGGCGATCAACAGGCCAACGCGACCGCGCAGCAGGATGTTGGCGATCGCTACGGCCACCACCAGCAGGTTACCGATACCGCTGGGTGTACCGCCGGCTGCATAGAACAGGGCCGAGAGAAAGATCACATCGACCAGCGCCAGGCTGAACAGCTGCATCAGGTGCTTGGGCCGATGCACCAGCACTGCGATGAAGATATTGAGGATCAGGTAGACCCAGCTGCCGGTACGAAACAGCTCGATATGCACGACATCGAAAAACTGCTCGTCGAAGTTGCTGGAAATCAGCAGAACCAGGGCCAGGCCGATACTCAGGCGATAAAGATGGTAAAGCCTGAGAATGCGCCGTCCCTGGGTTCGGCTTGGTGTGCTGAGTTCAGCGTTCACCTGTGTGTGGGCCTTGTTCGAGGTGAGCCTGGCTGCAGTACCACTGCTGATCCTGGCTCAGTGCCTGGGCCTTGGGGATGTGCACGCCACAATGCGCGCAGCGAACCATGGGCGCGGCGGCGTCCTCGGCTGCGCGCGTGCGTTTGGGCTGGCTGATGAAGCGGCGCCAGATCCAGATCGCGGCAAAGATGATGGCGACCCAGAACAGCAGGCGGAAAAGACCCATATCGTGCTCTTTTGTTCGTTGAAAGTCGGCAGTTTAGCCAAGCCGAGTGCATCGGCACAGTGCAGCGAAGGCAGCGTGTGAGCTGTTTCCTCGCGGCAGGGCGGTTGATGGTTGCAGGCCTCTAATACCGGGCATGAAAAAGGGAGGCCGTAGCCTCCCTCGTTCAGTTACGCTGCGCTCAGTCGAACAGACCGAAGGTCAGGTAGCTCCAGATCGAGCGCTTCTTCGCCGTTTCGCCGGTTTTGGCGTCCTGCTGCAGTTCACGCGGGATCTGCTGTGCGGCGTCTTCATACTGGCGGATGACGTCCTGGCTGGCGCGGGTTTCACCCGGTGGCAGCGGCGTTTCGGTTTCGATCAGGCCCAGGGTGGCCTTGGCCAGCCAGGAGCGGTTGTCGGCTTCCTCTTCGAGCGGCACGAACTCACCGCTTTCCAGGGTCGGGTGATCGGGGTAGTTGAGCTTGAGGGTTTCCAGGCTGCTGGCGGCCAGGTCATCCAGCGACAGGCGCTGATAGGCTTCGGTCATGATCGCCAGGCCGTCACCGACCGACGGGGTTTCCTGGAAGTTTTCCACCACGAAGCGGCCACGGTTGGCGGCGGCAACATAGGCCTGGCGGGTCAGGTAGTAGTGACCGACGTGGACTTCATAGGCGGCCAGCAGGTTGCGCAGGTAGATCATGCGCTGCTTGGCGTCCGGGGCGTAGCGGCTGGTCGGGTAGCGGCTGGTGAGCTGGGCGAACTCGTTGTAGGAGTCGCGCGCGGCGCCCGGGTCACGCTTGGTCATGTCCAGTGGCAGGAAGCGCGCCAGCAGACCGCGATCCTGGTCGAAGGAGGCCAGACCCTTGAGGTAATAGGCGTAGTCGACGTTGGCGTGCTGCGGGTGCAGGCGGATGAAGCGCTCGGCGGACGACTTGGCGGCCTCCGGCTCGGCATTCTTGTAGTAGGCGTAGATCAGCTCCAGCTGCGCCTGCTCGGCATAGCGCCCGAACGGATAGCGCGACTCCAGCGCCTTCAGTTTGGCGATGGCCTGGGTGTAGCTGCGGTTGTCCAGGTCGGCCTGGGCCTGCTGGTACAGCTCCACCTCGCTGAGGTTTTCATCGACCTCCGGCTGCTTGGAGGAGCAGGCGGCGGTAAGGGCGAGGATGGCGATCAGCAGCAGGTGTTTCACTTGCATGGCGGCTTGCGTCCCTGTGACGGCCGCGCGGCCGTCCTGTTATGATGAGCGCCCCCGGAACCCCTGGGGCAAAGACGCCGTATTTAACCACAAGCCTGTCGCCGAAACCAAAGGCCTGGCTCCCGCCGTTGCCAAGAGCCTGTTCAAAGTTTCGCGAGCTAGAGCAATGCAAGGCAAAAACAGGCGAGGAAGCGGAGTTTACTAATGTAAATGAGCACTCCGAGCCTGTTTTTAACGCAGCAGGGCCGACGCGCAGCAGACTTTGAACAGGTTCTGAGATGACTTCTATAAACAAACAGCTAATCCAACTCCAGGCCGTCGTTCCCTTTGAACAAGGCGGTCAACGCCTCGACCAGGTGGCTGCGCAGCTGTTTGGCGAGTTCTCCCGTTCGCGCCTGTCCACCTGGATCAAGGAAGGCCGGCTGACCGTCGATGGCACCGTGGCACGCCCGCGCGATACCGTGCATGCCGGCTCGACCCTGGTACTCGATGCCGAGCAGGAAGCGCAGGGCGAGTGGGTCGCGCAGGACATCGAACTGAACATCGTCTACGAAGACGAACACCTGCTGGTGATCGACAAGCCCGCAGGCCTGGTGGTGCATCCGGCTGCCGGGCATGCCGACGGCACCCTGCTCAACGCCCTGCTGCACCACGTACCGGATATCGTCAATGTGCCGCGTGCCGGTATCGTCCATCGCCTGGACAAGGACACCACCGGCCTGATGGTGGTGGCCAAGACCCTGCAGGCGCAGACCAATCTGGTCGAGCAACTGCAGAAGCGTACCGTCAGCCGCATCTATGAATGCATCTGCATCGGCATGATCACCGCCGGCGGCACCATCGATGCGCCGATTGGCCGCAGCTCCAGCCAGCGCCAGCGCATGGCTGTGACCGATGGCGGCAAGCCGGCGATCAGTCACTACCGCGTGCTCGAGCGCTACCGTTCGCACACCCATGTGCGGGTCAAGCTGGAAACCGGGCGCACGCACCAGATTCGCGTACACATGACCCACGTTGGCTATCCGCTGGTGGGCGATCCGGTCTATGCCGGACGTTTCCGCATTCCGCCAGCCGCCAGCCCGACCCTGGTGCAGAGCCTCAAGGAATTCCCGCGTCAGGCCCTGCATGCGCGCTTCCTCGAGTTGGATCACCCGGCTACCGGCAAGCGCATGAAGTGGGAGTCGGCGCTGCCGGATGATCTGGTCTGGCTGCTGACCCTGTTGCGTCAGGATCGCGAGGCCTTCGTCGGGTGAGTGTTCACGACTGGCTGACGCCCGACTGGCCCGCGCCGGCCAACGTGCGTGCCTGCGTTACCACCCGTAGTGGCGGTATCAGCGCAGCGCCATTCGAGACGTTCAACCTCGGTGATCATGTCGAGGATGACCCGCAGGCGGTGGCCAGCAACCGTCAGCATCTGGTCGAGGCTCTGGGGTGCCAACCCGCCTGGTTGCGCCAGGTGCATGGCATCGTGGTGGCTAAAGCCGATCCGGCCGTGGTGATCGAAGCCGATGGCAACTGGACGGCCACCCCCGGTATCGCCTGCACGGCGATGACCGCCGACTGTCTGCCTGCCCTGTTTTGTGATCGTGCGGGTACCCGTGTGGCCGCCGCGCATGCTGGCTGGCGCGGCTTGGCCGGCGGTGTGCTGGAAGCCACCGTGCAGGCGCTCAACGTGGCGCCGCAGGAGCTGTTGGTGTGGCTCGGTCCGGCCATTGGCCCGGCAGCGTTCGAGGTCGGTGGCGAAGTGCGCGAGGCCTTCGTGCAACGGCATGCCGAGGCTGCCATTGCCTTCGTGCCCAGCGTCAATGCCGGCAAATTCATGGCCGATATCTACCAGTTGGCGCGCATTCGTCTGGCTGCCATTGGCGTCACCGCCGTCAGCGGTGGCGGGTTGTGTACCTACAGCGACCCGCGTTTCTACTCCTACCGCCGCAGTGCCCGAACCGGGCGTTTCGCTTCGCTGATCTGGCTGCAGCCCTGAAGCAGGCTCTGGCTCTTAATCACTATCATCAATAGTGCTGTGCCGCGTGAGGCGGCTGAGCTTATTCTCCTGGCAACGAGCGTGCCCGATGCGCGCAATCTGACCAGAGAGGAACGATGATGAACGCCCCCGCACAAGCCCTGTTCACCCCCTTCCAGCTCGGCAATCTGGCGCTGCCGACCCGTGTGGTGATGGCGCCGATGACCCGTTCTTTCTCGCCTGGTGGCGTGCCCAATGCGCAGGTGGTCGAGTACTACCGCCGTCGCGCCGCCGCCGGTGTGGGCCTGATCGTCACCGAGGGCACCACTGTCAATCACAAGGCGGCCAATGGCTACCCGAACGTGCCGCGTTTCTACGGCGAAGACGCCCTGGCGGGCTGGAAGCAGGTGGTCGACGCCGTGCATGCCGCAGGCGGCAAGATCGTTCCGCAGCTCTGGCATGTGGGCAACGTGCGTCGCCTGGGCACCGAGCCGGACGCCAGCGTGCCCGGCTATGGCCCGATGGAGAAACTCAAGGACGGCGAGGTGGTTGTTCATGGCATGACCCAGGCCGATATCGACGAGGTGATCGCCGCCTTCGCCCAGGCTGCGCGCGACGCCAAGGCCATCGGCATGGACGGTGTGGAGATTCACGGTGCCCACGGTTATCTGGTCGACCAGTTCTTCTGGGAAGGCAGCAACCAGCGCACCGACCAGTACGGCGGCGACCTGGCGGCGCGTTCGCGTTTTGCCATCGAACTGATCCAGGCGGTGCGCGCGGCGGTCGGCCCGGACTTCCCGATCATCCTGCGCTTCTCGCAGTGGAAGCAGCAGGACTACACCGCGCGCCTGGTGCAGACGCCGGAGCAACTGGAAGCCTTCCTCAAGCCGCTGTCCGAGGCCGGCGTGGACATTTTCCATTGCTCGACCCGTCGTTTCTGGGAGCCGGAATTCGAAGGCAGCGACCTTAACCTGGCCGGCTGGACGCGCAAGCTCACCGGCAAGCCGACCATCACTGTTGGCAGTGTCGGCCTGGACGGCGAGTTCCTGCAGTTCATGGTCAAGACCGACAAGGTGGCCGAGCCGGCCAGCCTGGAGAACCTGCTGGAGCGCCTGAACAAGCAGGAGTTCGACCTGGTCGCCGTGGGCCGTGCCTTGCTGGTCGACCCGGACTGGGCATTGAAAGTGCGTGAAGGCCGCGAGCAGGACATCCTGCCGTTCAGCCGCGAGGCGCTGACCACGTTGGTCTGAGCCCGCTTCTATCGGGCGCCGCGATCCGGTGCCCCGTGTTTCCAGCCCTGGCACATCGGGGCTTTTTACGTCCGCTGCTACGTTTTAGCCATCCTGCAT
This region of Pseudomonas wenzhouensis genomic DNA includes:
- a CDS encoding sigma-54-dependent transcriptional regulator, whose amino-acid sequence is MNRQRALIVDDEPDIRELLEITLGRMKLDTRSARNVKEAREWLAREPFDLCLTDMRLPDGTGLDLVQHIQQRHPQVPVAMITAYGSLDTAINSLKAGAFDFLTKPVDLGRLRELVATALRIRAPEGEETPVDSRLLGDSPPMKALRKQILKLSRSQAPVYISGESGSGKELVARLIHEQGPRVEHPFVPVNCGAIPSELMESEFFGHKKGSFTGAIEDKQGLFQAANGGTLFLDEVADLPLPMQVKLLRAIQEKAVRAVGGQQEVVVDVRILCATHKDLAAEVAAGRFRQDLYYRLNVIELRVPPLRERREDIAQLANAMLARLADGTGLAAAKLHPDALEKLKNYRFPGNVRELENMLERAYTLCEDDQITPSDLRLADASGPSNEGGEASLAHIDNLEDYLEDIERKLIMQALEETRWNRTAAAQRLGLTFRSMRYRLKKLGID
- a CDS encoding sensor histidine kinase — its product is MNAELSTPSRTQGRRILRLYHLYRLSIGLALVLLISSNFDEQFFDVVHIELFRTGSWVYLILNIFIAVLVHRPKHLMQLFSLALVDVIFLSALFYAAGGTPSGIGNLLVVAVAIANILLRGRVGLLIAAIAAIALIYLTFYLSLSHPAAAAQYVQAGALGALCFAGALFIQGITRRLQISETLAEKRAADVANLEELNAQILQRMRTGILVLDTQHRVLLANQGATQLLGRGELTGKIIDPHCPELVKRLQQWLHNPTLRPESLQAQVDGPVLQPSFISLQRDGQQHTLVFLDDISQIAQQAQQLKLASLGRLTAGIAHEIRNPLGAISHAAQLLQESEDLQGPDQRLAQIIQDHSKRMNLVIENVLQLSRRRQAEAQLLDLKYWLHRFASEFRSSAPADRQLHLKTQGGSLQTRMDPQQLNQVLTNLVQNGLRYSAQKHRLGQVWLRLFRDDTSDLPVLEILDDGPGVPPEQEQHIFEPFYTTENKGTGLGLYISRELCQSNQARLDYKPREGGGSCFRITFAHPRKLS
- a CDS encoding PP0621 family protein: MGLFRLLFWVAIIFAAIWIWRRFISQPKRTRAAEDAAAPMVRCAHCGVHIPKAQALSQDQQWYCSQAHLEQGPHTGER
- a CDS encoding outer membrane protein assembly factor BamD, coding for MQVKHLLLIAILALTAACSSKQPEVDENLSEVELYQQAQADLDNRSYTQAIAKLKALESRYPFGRYAEQAQLELIYAYYKNAEPEAAKSSAERFIRLHPQHANVDYAYYLKGLASFDQDRGLLARFLPLDMTKRDPGAARDSYNEFAQLTSRYPTSRYAPDAKQRMIYLRNLLAAYEVHVGHYYLTRQAYVAAANRGRFVVENFQETPSVGDGLAIMTEAYQRLSLDDLAASSLETLKLNYPDHPTLESGEFVPLEEEADNRSWLAKATLGLIETETPLPPGETRASQDVIRQYEDAAQQIPRELQQDAKTGETAKKRSIWSYLTFGLFD
- the rluD gene encoding 23S rRNA pseudouridine(1911/1915/1917) synthase RluD yields the protein MTSINKQLIQLQAVVPFEQGGQRLDQVAAQLFGEFSRSRLSTWIKEGRLTVDGTVARPRDTVHAGSTLVLDAEQEAQGEWVAQDIELNIVYEDEHLLVIDKPAGLVVHPAAGHADGTLLNALLHHVPDIVNVPRAGIVHRLDKDTTGLMVVAKTLQAQTNLVEQLQKRTVSRIYECICIGMITAGGTIDAPIGRSSSQRQRMAVTDGGKPAISHYRVLERYRSHTHVRVKLETGRTHQIRVHMTHVGYPLVGDPVYAGRFRIPPAASPTLVQSLKEFPRQALHARFLELDHPATGKRMKWESALPDDLVWLLTLLRQDREAFVG
- the pgeF gene encoding peptidoglycan editing factor PgeF; the encoded protein is MSVHDWLTPDWPAPANVRACVTTRSGGISAAPFETFNLGDHVEDDPQAVASNRQHLVEALGCQPAWLRQVHGIVVAKADPAVVIEADGNWTATPGIACTAMTADCLPALFCDRAGTRVAAAHAGWRGLAGGVLEATVQALNVAPQELLVWLGPAIGPAAFEVGGEVREAFVQRHAEAAIAFVPSVNAGKFMADIYQLARIRLAAIGVTAVSGGGLCTYSDPRFYSYRRSARTGRFASLIWLQP
- a CDS encoding NADH:flavin oxidoreductase; the protein is MNAPAQALFTPFQLGNLALPTRVVMAPMTRSFSPGGVPNAQVVEYYRRRAAAGVGLIVTEGTTVNHKAANGYPNVPRFYGEDALAGWKQVVDAVHAAGGKIVPQLWHVGNVRRLGTEPDASVPGYGPMEKLKDGEVVVHGMTQADIDEVIAAFAQAARDAKAIGMDGVEIHGAHGYLVDQFFWEGSNQRTDQYGGDLAARSRFAIELIQAVRAAVGPDFPIILRFSQWKQQDYTARLVQTPEQLEAFLKPLSEAGVDIFHCSTRRFWEPEFEGSDLNLAGWTRKLTGKPTITVGSVGLDGEFLQFMVKTDKVAEPASLENLLERLNKQEFDLVAVGRALLVDPDWALKVREGREQDILPFSREALTTLV